The following coding sequences are from one candidate division KSB1 bacterium window:
- a CDS encoding C40 family peptidase, translating into MRLWSIRIAVLCAAPLLAGCATFRAEPKFVHHRSGEIPALRTSSSTAQLPGWAIPLALELRRFLGSPYAWGGASPAGVDCSGLVVAVYGSVFGLDLPHSVDQLFTLGRAVEQNGLRIGDLVFFRTDAGDPTPDHVGIYVGRGKFVHASRAEGVVVSDLSESTYRRQWAGARRLLPEATAISSGGSQ; encoded by the coding sequence ATGCGGTTGTGGTCGATTAGAATCGCCGTCCTTTGCGCTGCGCCGCTTCTTGCCGGTTGTGCCACTTTCCGGGCGGAGCCGAAGTTTGTCCACCATCGAAGCGGGGAGATCCCTGCCCTGCGGACATCTTCTTCCACTGCCCAACTGCCGGGGTGGGCGATTCCCCTCGCCCTCGAACTGCGGCGGTTCCTGGGCTCCCCCTATGCCTGGGGCGGGGCTTCCCCTGCGGGGGTCGACTGCTCCGGTCTCGTGGTGGCCGTCTACGGATCGGTATTCGGCCTTGACCTGCCGCACAGCGTCGATCAGCTGTTTACGTTGGGCAGGGCTGTGGAGCAAAATGGCCTGAGGATCGGCGACCTGGTTTTCTTCCGTACCGATGCCGGGGATCCTACCCCTGATCATGTGGGCATCTACGTGGGAAGGGGCAAGTTCGTCCACGCCTCGCGGGCCGAGGGGGTTGTCGTGTCCGACTTAAGTGAGTCCACCTATCGACGCCAGTGGGCGGGAGCCAGAAGACTGCTGCCAGAAGCGACGGCCATTTCGTCCGGGGGAAGCCAATGA